In Bradyrhizobium sp. CCBAU 051011, the following are encoded in one genomic region:
- a CDS encoding energy transducer TonB, translating into MIGLDEHKPSRRLWIFAAVTALALHAGGAALAIAHLQAEVDADDAVGASAIEVGVELASANREDINLPPGPDTEAAVASPQLAEQEAEVKDTELPQDKPTDVDDADRAVTPNKSEKPKEEDTKLAAVQTQASPESAAQEAMATPNLDGRREDTAKAPKLGIGKSVELAKVAWEKKVVAHFKKFLMFPDGAKVKGAALKLELEFDRTGHVLSVSVAEGSGLSAYDEAALKMVRRADPVPKPPPLVADLGLTRTLPVTFKDAK; encoded by the coding sequence TTGATCGGCCTTGACGAACATAAGCCATCCCGGCGGCTCTGGATTTTTGCCGCCGTGACGGCACTTGCGCTTCATGCCGGGGGAGCGGCGCTGGCCATCGCGCATTTGCAAGCTGAAGTAGACGCCGACGATGCCGTAGGTGCGTCGGCGATCGAGGTTGGAGTTGAACTTGCATCGGCCAACCGTGAAGACATCAACCTGCCTCCCGGTCCGGATACCGAGGCTGCCGTAGCATCGCCGCAACTCGCCGAACAAGAGGCCGAGGTTAAGGACACCGAACTGCCGCAGGACAAGCCGACCGACGTCGATGATGCGGACCGCGCGGTGACACCGAACAAATCGGAAAAGCCGAAGGAGGAGGATACGAAGCTTGCAGCGGTGCAGACGCAAGCTTCGCCGGAATCAGCGGCGCAAGAGGCAATGGCAACGCCTAACCTTGACGGGCGTCGTGAAGACACGGCCAAGGCGCCGAAATTGGGCATCGGCAAGAGCGTCGAGCTCGCGAAAGTGGCGTGGGAAAAGAAGGTTGTTGCTCATTTCAAGAAGTTCCTGATGTTTCCGGACGGCGCAAAGGTGAAAGGCGCGGCGTTGAAGCTCGAGCTTGAGTTTGACCGCACGGGTCACGTTCTTTCAGTTAGCGTCGCCGAAGGTTCTGGTCTGAGCGCTTATGACGAAGCTGCTCTGAAAATGGTCCGACGGGCGGATCCTGTACCGAAGCCGCCGCCGTTGGTCGCAGATCTAGGGTTGACTCGCACTTTGCCTGTCACGTTCAAGGACGCAAAATAA
- the exbB gene encoding tonB-system energizer ExbB produces the protein MNKMTLSRVTTLVMISALAMLSLAVPSSAQQGMAPPVAPTAQQAPAVSQSQPPAALPQAAAPQAAPSDAAATPAEREGKLLKAAAAELKELSPWSMFKSADVVVKAVMIGLAFASLVTWTIFIAKMLELTVVQRKVRSALAKIADARSLAEAQFALGARGSVLASFLAAAMREARLSAGISSDAGIKERAASSFAEIVRAEARRIRLGMGLLATIGATSPFVGLFGTVWGIMNSFIGISKSQTTNLAVVAPGIAEALLATAIGLVAAIPAVIIYNHFSRVTKGYMELVSRASGAAARLLSRDLDRTHVSSHSRTAAE, from the coding sequence ATGAACAAGATGACTCTTTCTCGCGTGACGACATTGGTGATGATCTCGGCGCTGGCGATGCTGTCGCTGGCGGTGCCGTCGTCCGCCCAGCAGGGCATGGCCCCTCCTGTAGCGCCAACGGCCCAGCAGGCGCCCGCCGTATCGCAATCGCAGCCTCCGGCCGCGCTGCCCCAGGCAGCGGCTCCGCAGGCCGCGCCTTCGGACGCGGCTGCGACGCCGGCCGAGCGCGAGGGTAAATTGCTGAAGGCGGCGGCCGCGGAGCTCAAGGAATTGTCGCCTTGGTCGATGTTCAAGTCGGCCGACGTGGTGGTCAAGGCGGTCATGATCGGCCTTGCCTTTGCTTCGCTGGTGACCTGGACCATCTTCATCGCCAAGATGCTTGAGCTGACCGTGGTTCAGCGCAAGGTGCGCTCGGCGCTGGCCAAGATCGCGGACGCGCGGTCGCTGGCGGAAGCGCAATTCGCGCTCGGCGCCAGGGGCAGCGTGCTGGCGTCCTTCCTTGCGGCAGCAATGCGCGAGGCGCGGCTGTCGGCGGGCATATCGAGCGATGCCGGCATCAAGGAGCGCGCCGCATCGAGCTTTGCCGAAATCGTGCGCGCCGAAGCGCGGCGTATCAGGCTCGGCATGGGCCTTCTGGCAACCATCGGCGCGACATCGCCCTTCGTCGGCCTGTTCGGCACCGTCTGGGGCATCATGAACAGCTTCATCGGTATTTCGAAATCGCAGACCACGAACCTCGCCGTGGTGGCGCCCGGCATCGCCGAGGCGCTGCTCGCGACCGCCATCGGATTGGTTGCTGCAATCCCCGCCGTTATCATCTACAATCACTTTTCTCGCGTGACCAAAGGCTACATGGAGTTGGTCAGCCGCGCATCGGGCGCTGCGGCGCGGCTGTTGTCGCGCGATCTTGACCGCACCCATGTCAGTTCGCATTCCCGTACGGCGGCGGAGTAG
- a CDS encoding efflux RND transporter periplasmic adaptor subunit produces MSRSRTIRWALLIVAIAALGYLGWQRFQSGDHPAQAEAQKAAPARAAVPVRIATVEKADFPVYLTGLGTVQGFNTVVVRTRVDGQINRIAFQEGQVVREGDTLVEIDPRPFQSALDQAKAKKAQDEANLANASLDLQRYTKLGEFATRQQTDTQRSTVAQLTAQIQADAAMIETAQTQLDYATVKAPISGVVGLRQVDVGNIVNAATQTGIVTIAQIEPIAVIFTAPEDQLPDIKAALAASPPKTIALSTDGKRVLSTGTLALINNQVDTSSGTVRLKAVFDNKDHALWPGQSVSTRLLIATLKDATVIPDDAVQHGPDGLYAYLVNKENKAELRKIKVMRSIDGRSVVDDGLSPGEQVIAAGQFKVQPGTLVTTAVASSDQAKVPGE; encoded by the coding sequence ATGTCGAGGTCGCGCACCATCCGTTGGGCTTTGCTGATCGTAGCGATCGCCGCGCTGGGCTACCTCGGCTGGCAGCGATTCCAGAGTGGAGACCATCCGGCGCAAGCTGAAGCGCAGAAGGCCGCGCCCGCCCGTGCCGCCGTTCCGGTGCGGATTGCCACGGTCGAAAAGGCCGATTTTCCGGTCTATCTGACCGGTCTCGGCACCGTGCAGGGATTCAACACCGTCGTCGTCCGCACTCGCGTTGACGGCCAGATCAACCGGATCGCTTTTCAGGAAGGACAGGTCGTTCGGGAAGGCGACACGCTGGTCGAGATCGATCCGCGGCCTTTCCAGTCTGCGCTCGATCAGGCCAAGGCCAAGAAGGCGCAGGACGAAGCCAACCTCGCCAACGCCAGCCTCGACCTGCAGCGCTATACCAAGCTCGGCGAATTCGCGACCCGGCAACAGACCGACACGCAGCGCTCCACGGTCGCGCAGCTCACCGCGCAGATCCAAGCTGATGCAGCGATGATCGAGACCGCGCAGACCCAGCTCGATTACGCCACCGTCAAGGCCCCGATCTCCGGCGTCGTCGGGCTGCGTCAGGTCGACGTCGGCAACATCGTCAATGCCGCGACGCAGACCGGCATCGTGACCATCGCCCAGATCGAGCCGATCGCCGTGATCTTCACCGCGCCGGAAGACCAGTTGCCGGATATCAAGGCCGCGCTCGCGGCTTCCCCTCCCAAGACGATCGCGCTCTCCACCGACGGCAAACGCGTGCTCTCCACCGGCACGCTCGCGCTCATCAACAACCAGGTCGACACGTCGAGCGGAACCGTCCGGCTCAAGGCCGTGTTCGACAACAAGGATCACGCGCTGTGGCCGGGCCAGTCGGTCTCGACCCGGCTGCTCATTGCGACGCTGAAGGACGCCACCGTGATTCCCGACGACGCCGTTCAGCATGGACCCGATGGTCTTTACGCCTATCTGGTCAACAAGGAGAACAAGGCCGAACTCCGTAAGATCAAGGTGATGCGCTCGATCGACGGCCGCTCCGTGGTCGATGACGGGCTTTCGCCCGGCGAGCAGGTAATCGCGGCGGGCCAGTTCAAGGTTCAGCCGGGCACGCTGGTGACGACGGCAGTCGCCAGTTCGGATCAGGCGAAGGTTCCCGGCGAATGA
- a CDS encoding amino acid ABC transporter substrate-binding protein yields MTTFLTRRAALLAAATCAATIGLAAIAEAQTSIKIGYAISRTGPNTGGAAVTTIPNYELWVKEVNAAGGIKLGDKRVPIEVVQYDDRSNAEEAVRALERLINQDKVDFILPPWGTGLNLAVGPTLNREGYPHLAATAVTDRAPELAKRWPNSFWLLGTSADAAKSLVELLNKLRDEKKIGDTVAMVSIADGFGIDLSGAARPALTNAKFKLAYDKTYPIGTQDLAPIVNEIKALNPDVFIAFSYPPDTLALTEQSRIAGLNPKVFYTGVGTAFPLYKQKFGKNTEGVMGIGGWSGDSPAIKDYLARHKASAANGAEPDRWASAVTYASLQMLQQAIERVGKVDRAAVIKDLQTGSFDTVIGKVKLENNMPTRYWWVGQWQDGEFYGIAPAGNEGARKAIVPKPAWVAP; encoded by the coding sequence ATGACGACATTTTTGACGCGCCGTGCCGCCTTGCTGGCGGCCGCAACTTGCGCCGCCACCATCGGCCTCGCCGCCATCGCCGAAGCGCAAACCTCGATCAAGATCGGCTACGCGATCTCGCGCACCGGCCCCAATACCGGCGGCGCCGCCGTCACCACCATTCCCAACTACGAATTGTGGGTGAAGGAAGTGAATGCCGCCGGTGGTATCAAGCTCGGCGACAAGCGCGTCCCGATCGAGGTGGTGCAATATGACGACCGCTCCAACGCCGAAGAGGCCGTGCGCGCGCTCGAGCGGTTGATCAACCAGGACAAGGTCGATTTCATTCTGCCGCCCTGGGGCACCGGCCTTAATCTGGCTGTTGGACCGACGCTGAACCGCGAAGGTTATCCGCACCTCGCCGCAACCGCCGTGACCGATCGCGCGCCGGAACTCGCCAAGCGCTGGCCCAACAGTTTCTGGCTGCTCGGCACGTCAGCGGATGCCGCCAAATCGCTGGTCGAACTCTTGAACAAATTGCGTGACGAAAAGAAGATCGGCGACACGGTGGCGATGGTCAGCATCGCCGACGGTTTTGGCATCGATCTGTCCGGGGCGGCGCGGCCGGCGCTCACCAATGCGAAGTTCAAACTCGCCTACGACAAGACCTATCCGATCGGCACGCAAGACCTGGCGCCGATCGTCAACGAGATCAAGGCGCTCAATCCCGATGTCTTCATCGCCTTCAGCTACCCGCCGGATACGCTGGCGCTGACCGAGCAATCGCGCATCGCAGGCCTCAATCCAAAAGTGTTCTATACCGGCGTCGGCACCGCCTTCCCGCTCTACAAGCAAAAGTTCGGCAAGAACACCGAAGGCGTGATGGGCATCGGCGGCTGGAGCGGCGACAGTCCGGCGATCAAGGACTACCTCGCTCGCCACAAGGCCTCCGCCGCCAACGGCGCCGAGCCGGACCGCTGGGCGAGCGCGGTGACTTATGCGAGCCTGCAGATGCTGCAGCAGGCGATCGAACGCGTCGGCAAGGTCGACCGCGCCGCTGTCATCAAGGATCTGCAGACCGGCTCATTCGACACCGTGATCGGCAAGGTCAAGCTCGAGAACAACATGCCGACGCGCTACTGGTGGGTCGGCCAGTGGCAGGATGGCGAGTTCTACGGCATCGCGCCGGCCGGCAACGAAGGCGCGCGCAAAGCGATCGTGCCGAAGCCGGCGTGGGTGGCGCCGTAA
- a CDS encoding ABC transporter ATP-binding protein: MLEVKNLSLAYGLHRALDGVALHVNSGEIVTILGANGAGKTSLLKAIAGVVRTLPGKQVSLGGRNISVLPPHDIVESGLALVPEGRGIFGDLTVKENLLLGANPKRAREGEAARREQVFSLFPRLRERAAQIARTMSGGEQQMLAIGRALMSNPDILLLDEPSLGLSPAMVQELFATLLRVREAGVGLLLVEQNAQESLRIADRGYVLENGIIVGHGSADHLKSDPAVQRAYLGGVPPATATPSS; this comes from the coding sequence ATGCTTGAGGTCAAAAATCTCAGCCTCGCCTATGGCCTGCACCGCGCGCTCGACGGCGTCGCGCTCCATGTCAACAGCGGCGAGATCGTCACGATCCTCGGCGCCAATGGCGCCGGCAAAACCTCGCTCCTGAAAGCCATCGCAGGCGTTGTGCGTACGCTGCCCGGCAAGCAGGTGAGCCTCGGCGGCCGTAACATATCCGTGCTTCCCCCGCACGACATCGTCGAAAGCGGACTGGCGCTGGTGCCCGAGGGCCGCGGCATCTTCGGCGATCTGACGGTGAAGGAAAACCTCCTGCTCGGCGCCAATCCAAAGCGCGCTCGCGAGGGCGAAGCGGCGCGGCGCGAGCAGGTGTTTTCGCTGTTTCCGCGCCTGCGCGAACGCGCCGCCCAGATCGCGCGCACCATGAGCGGCGGCGAGCAGCAGATGCTCGCGATCGGCCGCGCCCTGATGTCCAATCCGGATATTCTGCTGCTCGACGAGCCGTCGCTCGGTCTCTCGCCTGCCATGGTGCAGGAATTGTTCGCCACCCTGCTGCGGGTACGCGAGGCCGGCGTCGGATTGCTGCTCGTCGAGCAGAACGCGCAGGAAAGCTTGCGGATCGCCGACCGCGGCTATGTGCTCGAAAACGGCATCATCGTCGGCCACGGCAGCGCCGATCATCTGAAGTCCGATCCCGCCGTCCAGCGGGCCTATCTCGGCGGCGTGCCGCCGGCCACCGCCACACCGTCATCGTAA
- a CDS encoding ABC transporter ATP-binding protein, producing the protein MSQGTQTTVLEIDGLRRAFGGLVAVNDLGFSVGQGEIMGLLGPNGSGKTTALNLISGVLRPDAGTIRLMGQNIAGLASYRIARLGLARTFQLVRVLDGMDCHENIKAGLAFQRPHLPAAEAELRIDTLLDRVGLAGHGRRPAADLTYIDRKRLELARALAAKPRLLLLDEWLAGLNPSELAIGIDLIRSLKAEGITIVLVEHVMAAVRALCDRCIVMSSGRKIAEGATADVLSDAAVVKAYLGGVAADA; encoded by the coding sequence ATGAGCCAGGGCACCCAAACGACCGTGCTCGAAATCGACGGCCTGCGGCGCGCGTTCGGCGGGCTGGTCGCGGTGAACGATCTCGGCTTTTCGGTCGGACAAGGCGAGATCATGGGCCTGCTCGGTCCCAACGGGTCGGGCAAGACGACAGCGCTCAATCTGATATCGGGCGTGTTGCGTCCCGATGCCGGCACCATCCGCCTGATGGGCCAGAACATCGCGGGCCTTGCGTCGTACCGGATCGCGCGGCTTGGCCTTGCCCGGACATTCCAGCTCGTCCGCGTGCTCGATGGCATGGACTGCCACGAGAACATCAAGGCAGGGCTGGCGTTCCAGAGACCCCATCTGCCCGCCGCCGAAGCCGAGCTTCGGATCGATACGCTGCTCGATCGCGTCGGCCTTGCCGGGCACGGCCGGCGGCCCGCGGCCGACCTCACCTATATCGACCGCAAGCGCCTGGAACTCGCGCGCGCCCTCGCCGCGAAGCCGCGATTGCTGCTGCTAGACGAATGGCTCGCCGGCCTCAATCCCTCCGAGCTGGCAATCGGCATCGATCTGATCCGGTCGTTGAAGGCGGAAGGGATCACCATCGTGCTGGTCGAGCATGTGATGGCTGCGGTGCGCGCCCTGTGCGACCGCTGCATCGTCATGAGCAGCGGACGCAAGATTGCCGAGGGTGCCACCGCGGACGTGTTGAGCGATGCCGCGGTCGTCAAGGCCTACCTCGGCGGAGTGGCTGCGGATGCTTGA
- a CDS encoding branched-chain amino acid ABC transporter permease produces the protein MTNAILTGLMLGGMYALIAMGLTLQYGVARIMNLSYGEFLIAAAFASHWLFTGWAVSPFVGLALVVPLAFVLNFAIYKILLTPLVRRAPNRDALEVDSILATFGLTFVIQGSMLALFGGAYYSYSFLAFPVQFLGETVAANRLTALGITIVLGLALYAALTRTRAGTAIRAVAVDPFAAQLVAINVPQASALTFALGGALVAAAGVLVSTFLTFSASSGVVFTMKALIVVVMGGVGNMLGCLIAGLALGLSEALVASYVDPGLTLAVNFALFLAVLLVKPAGLFGRATR, from the coding sequence ATGACCAACGCCATTCTGACCGGCCTGATGCTGGGCGGCATGTATGCGCTCATCGCCATGGGGCTCACGCTCCAGTACGGCGTTGCGCGCATCATGAACCTATCCTACGGCGAGTTCCTGATCGCCGCCGCCTTTGCATCGCACTGGCTGTTCACGGGCTGGGCCGTCAGTCCCTTTGTCGGACTGGCGCTGGTCGTTCCCCTCGCCTTCGTGCTCAATTTTGCGATCTACAAGATACTGCTGACCCCGCTGGTGCGCCGCGCGCCGAACCGCGACGCGCTCGAGGTCGACAGCATTCTCGCTACCTTCGGGCTCACCTTCGTCATTCAGGGCTCGATGCTGGCACTGTTCGGCGGAGCCTATTACAGCTATTCGTTCCTGGCCTTCCCGGTGCAGTTTCTCGGTGAGACGGTCGCCGCCAACCGCCTCACCGCGCTTGGCATCACCATCGTGCTTGGGCTCGCGCTCTATGCCGCGCTGACACGCACCCGCGCCGGCACGGCGATACGCGCGGTTGCCGTCGATCCCTTCGCGGCCCAGCTTGTCGCCATCAATGTGCCGCAGGCGTCCGCCCTGACCTTTGCGCTCGGCGGCGCGCTGGTCGCCGCGGCCGGCGTGCTGGTCAGCACATTCCTCACCTTCAGCGCATCATCCGGCGTGGTCTTCACCATGAAAGCGTTGATCGTCGTGGTGATGGGCGGCGTCGGCAACATGCTGGGCTGCCTGATCGCGGGGCTGGCGCTTGGCCTCAGCGAGGCGCTGGTTGCCTCCTATGTCGATCCCGGGCTTACGCTTGCGGTGAATTTCGCGCTGTTTCTCGCCGTGCTGCTGGTGAAGCCGGCCGGCCTGTTTGGCAGGGCGACGCGATGA
- a CDS encoding branched-chain amino acid ABC transporter permease: MSARIAGFGFLSLAAIALLAFVPRLGNAYYLALAISLLQYTVLATAWGMFSGPTRYVSLATTAFFGVGAYTVAVLGEILPWPLVLLTAAALGAIVAAIVGLSTLRLSGVYFVIFTFGLTELIRQLVVWFEVNKSRVLGRYVFVNITQADIYWQLLVLTAAVFLLGWLIARSRLGFALRVIGEDETVAKHCGINTTFAKVALFTISATVMTLVGAIMAPRWTYIEPSIAFNSMISFQVLIMALLGGAHRLWGPVLGAVPLTLLFELLSARFPNTFTIILGCIFLLIVYMLPRGVAGLFEKLSTTSAGKTTQRVAA; this comes from the coding sequence ATGAGCGCGCGTATCGCTGGCTTCGGCTTCCTTTCGCTGGCAGCAATCGCGCTGCTGGCCTTCGTCCCCCGTCTCGGCAACGCCTACTATCTCGCGCTTGCCATCAGCCTGCTGCAATACACCGTGCTGGCGACGGCCTGGGGTATGTTCTCAGGGCCCACCCGCTATGTCTCGCTGGCCACGACCGCCTTCTTTGGCGTCGGGGCTTATACCGTCGCGGTGCTCGGCGAAATCCTGCCCTGGCCGCTGGTGCTGCTGACCGCCGCGGCGCTCGGCGCCATTGTCGCCGCCATCGTCGGGCTGTCGACGCTGCGCCTGAGCGGCGTCTACTTCGTCATCTTTACCTTTGGTCTCACCGAGCTGATCCGCCAGCTCGTGGTCTGGTTCGAGGTCAACAAGTCGCGCGTGCTCGGACGCTATGTCTTCGTCAACATCACCCAGGCCGATATTTACTGGCAGTTGCTGGTGCTGACCGCCGCGGTGTTCCTGCTGGGCTGGCTGATCGCGCGCTCGCGCTTAGGCTTTGCGCTGCGCGTGATCGGCGAGGACGAGACCGTCGCAAAGCATTGCGGGATCAATACCACCTTCGCAAAAGTCGCCCTGTTCACGATCAGCGCCACGGTCATGACGCTGGTCGGCGCGATCATGGCGCCGCGCTGGACCTATATCGAGCCGTCGATCGCCTTCAATTCGATGATCTCGTTTCAGGTGCTGATCATGGCGCTGCTCGGCGGCGCGCACCGGCTGTGGGGGCCGGTGCTCGGCGCCGTGCCGCTGACGCTGCTGTTCGAACTGTTGAGCGCGCGCTTTCCCAACACGTTCACGATCATCCTCGGCTGCATCTTCCTGTTGATCGTCTACATGCTGCCGCGGGGCGTGGCCGGATTGTTCGAGAAGCTGTCGACGACGTCTGCCGGCAAAACCACGCAACGGGTAGCCGCATGA
- the exbD gene encoding TonB system transport protein ExbD encodes MGASIAEHDHDDDSDFAESHEINVTPFIDVILVLLIIFMVAAPLSTVDLPIDLPTSTATPQKKPDKPTYVSIKPDLSIAIGEDLVKRIDLVRSLDAMPDSKDRHIFIRADRAVPYGELMVVLEILRSGGYSKIKLVALEGVPDAAAAQAAPAAP; translated from the coding sequence ATGGGCGCCTCAATCGCAGAACATGACCACGATGACGACAGCGATTTTGCGGAATCGCATGAGATCAATGTCACGCCCTTTATCGACGTCATTCTCGTTCTCCTGATCATCTTCATGGTCGCGGCGCCGCTGTCCACCGTCGACCTGCCGATCGATCTGCCGACATCGACCGCAACTCCGCAGAAGAAGCCGGACAAGCCGACTTATGTCAGCATTAAGCCGGACCTCTCGATTGCGATCGGGGAGGATTTGGTCAAGCGGATCGATCTGGTGCGCTCGTTAGATGCGATGCCGGACAGCAAGGATCGTCATATCTTCATTCGCGCCGATCGCGCGGTACCCTACGGGGAGTTGATGGTCGTGTTGGAGATACTGCGCTCCGGCGGCTACTCGAAAATCAAACTGGTGGCGCTGGAAGGCGTTCCTGATGCGGCGGCGGCGCAGGCAGCGCCGGCAGCGCCTTGA
- a CDS encoding aldehyde dehydrogenase yields MHEITLLLESKDVPASNGATFDRLNPVTGDVASRAAAAQIADAKRAADTAAAAFPAWSATGPNARRAILLKAADLLASKAPQFIELMAAETGATAGWAGFNVHLAAGMLREAAAMTTQIAGEVIPSDKPGCIAMAVRQPAGVVLSMAPWNAPVILGVRAIALPLACGNTVVLKASEICPGTHRLIAECLRDAGLPPGVLNVITNAPEDAPALIEMLIGHPAVRRVNFTGSTRVGRIIAQVAAKYLKPALLELGGKAPMIVLDDADIDAAVAAAAFGAFMNQGQICMSTERLVVDEKIADAFVTRLAAKAGSLVAADPRKGNAPLGSLIGTDAAARIQALINDAVSKGAKVVAGGRSEGTLMSATVIDGVNSSMRIYGEESFGPVVSVVRVNGVDEAVRVANDTEYGLSAAVFGRDIARAFEVAKRIDSGICHVNGPTVHDEAQMPFGGVKASGYGRFGGKAGIAEFTELRWITIETGPQHYPI; encoded by the coding sequence ATGCACGAAATCACGCTGCTGCTCGAGAGCAAGGATGTCCCGGCGTCAAACGGCGCGACGTTCGATCGGCTCAACCCCGTCACGGGTGATGTCGCAAGCCGCGCTGCGGCAGCCCAGATCGCGGATGCGAAGCGCGCGGCCGACACCGCCGCGGCCGCTTTCCCCGCATGGTCCGCCACCGGCCCGAACGCAAGGCGCGCGATCCTGCTGAAGGCTGCCGATCTGCTGGCGTCGAAGGCGCCGCAGTTCATCGAGCTGATGGCAGCAGAAACCGGCGCGACCGCGGGCTGGGCCGGCTTCAACGTCCACCTTGCCGCCGGCATGTTGCGCGAAGCCGCCGCCATGACCACGCAGATTGCGGGCGAGGTCATTCCCTCGGACAAGCCGGGCTGCATCGCCATGGCCGTGCGCCAGCCGGCGGGCGTGGTGCTGAGCATGGCGCCGTGGAACGCACCGGTCATTCTCGGCGTGCGCGCCATTGCGCTGCCGCTGGCCTGCGGCAACACCGTGGTGCTGAAGGCCTCCGAGATCTGCCCGGGCACCCACCGGCTGATCGCCGAATGCCTGCGCGACGCCGGCCTGCCGCCGGGCGTGCTCAACGTCATCACCAACGCGCCGGAAGATGCCCCTGCCCTGATCGAAATGCTGATCGGCCATCCCGCCGTGCGCCGCGTCAATTTCACCGGCTCGACCCGCGTCGGCCGCATCATCGCGCAGGTGGCGGCGAAGTATCTGAAGCCGGCGCTACTCGAACTCGGCGGCAAGGCGCCGATGATCGTGCTCGACGATGCCGATATCGACGCAGCGGTAGCCGCCGCAGCCTTCGGCGCCTTCATGAACCAGGGCCAGATCTGCATGTCGACGGAGCGCCTCGTCGTCGACGAGAAGATCGCCGACGCATTCGTGACCAGGCTCGCGGCGAAAGCCGGATCGCTGGTCGCGGCCGATCCGCGCAAGGGCAATGCGCCGCTGGGATCGCTGATCGGCACCGATGCGGCGGCCCGCATCCAGGCCTTGATCAACGACGCCGTCAGCAAGGGCGCCAAGGTCGTTGCCGGCGGACGCAGCGAGGGCACGCTGATGTCGGCGACCGTGATCGACGGCGTCAACTCGTCGATGCGCATCTATGGCGAGGAGTCGTTCGGTCCGGTGGTCTCTGTCGTGCGCGTCAACGGCGTGGACGAAGCCGTTCGCGTCGCCAACGACACCGAGTATGGCCTGTCGGCCGCCGTGTTCGGCCGCGACATCGCCCGCGCATTCGAGGTCGCCAAGCGGATCGACTCCGGCATCTGCCATGTCAACGGTCCGACCGTTCATGACGAGGCGCAGATGCCGTTCGGCGGCGTCAAGGCGTCAGGCTACGGCCGCTTCGGCGGCAAGGCCGGCATCGCCGAATTCACGGAATTGCGCTGGATCACGATCGAGACCGGACCGCAGCATTATCCGATCTAG